gtcaaattgcaaaggctttgcaaatctcatcatccacagtgcataacatcaacAAAAGATttagagaaactggagaaatctctgcgtaagggacaaggccaaagacctttattggatgcttGTGGTCTTatggccctcagacgacactgcatccgtcattggcatgattgtgtcaatgacattactaaatgagcccaggaatacttccagaaaccactgtccgTAAACACAATCtgctgtgccatctgcagatacCAACTAAATCCctatcatgcaaaaatgaagccatatgtgaacagggtccagaagcgccattgtgtcctgtgggccaaggctaatttaaaatggactgtttcaaagtggaaaagtgttctatggtcagacgagtccaatttgacattcttgttggaaatcatggacactgtgtcctctgggctaaagagCTCTACTTAAATAGAGTtttaatatcaaattaaaaatataccaacaaataaattaaaagagaTATACGTCATAAATGATGTATGCGAATACAGCACGTGAGCTTCGTAACGCCCACATCCAGAAAACACACATTCCCACTCCCACCTAAACACAGAGATGTTAGTCCCGTCTGAGTCGGTACATGAAATCATAGACATCGGGTGAAAATAATTGAAACTCAAACTACGTTTGTAAAACTAGTCTGAATAGGGCTTAAGTGTCtcaaattttacataaaagatgtttagcATGTTTGCATTACAGTGATCTTTTTAATCACAACagctgcattttaaaatgaaagcagaCATCTTAACCTTATCTAATTTTATATCAATCTTTCTTTAGCAATACACAAATGTTCTCTGAAAACACTTCAATTGCAATTGCTGAAAGAGAATTAAAATAACagaagtcaagggtcaagtGCACAGCTAAATCATCAATGATCCAGCTAAAGCTAAACCTGTTAATTCTCAGTGAGAACTTCTGGTATGACAGAACTAAAGTCAAACTGATTTGTAATAAGTGAATatggtaatgctgtttttggagttgttaaatcatcctctgctgagatcttaaAACTgtttacctcaagctcttttcacCTTCCTCTTTCGCCGCTTCCTCTTTTTTTCAGcacaaaaactacaactgctAAAGTGTGTTTCATCATGGTCTTTTAGTTTACCACTAGcacatgctgatgacgttttattcttctatagaaacttgcatcttAGCCTACAATTCAATAGGTATCATCATCGTACACTCTACATGCTTGTCGTACCTAAgtttaaaaaatccatgtcgcacagtgtgatttgtaatgatcttataggattgctaaaatcgtgcaatgtatcccgggcttaagaCTGTGGCTGGTACTCAGTTGTATTTCtgctcatctcttctctttctttgtgtttttgttgcttctctttccttcagtgattctgcttgttaacagcaggtgttaatcattaatgctcaatcatcacttaattaatcaattatctcattaaccccctggggtctgaggatttttggggccctggagaagttttgacatgccctgacatttgtgcttttttcagctgttcataaacatattaatgacaaaagtgtcattacactgtatatagcacaaactaggctacaataatatgtgaggaacatgtatgtacatgtttgtgtttttgaaggaataacgtttatgcgtggttattgaaaaaacaaaaaacttaagtcactgaaataaggccaaaaaaatatattaaatctgtgttcacaagacttctgggtattggaggttgtagactagagtttttgcttcaaaatgatgtaaaaattatcctgcctactcgttcatataaaacaatagagagagatttaaattttctaaGAAATTTTTTGTCAAGacacacagtatgcatggaggcgtgaatcttcatgaataatgccatgattcacacctgagaagacaaaagatttgcataatgagctctttcagtcaggtaggctgtgaaaaaaccctctgtgatcatgctgataagAGGAtcaatgtccactcttgacaaaaatgtgaagaaaattttgtataggcctatgttaaattacagtaccagtcaaaagattggatacattttttaaaaagaagtctctaaccaaataatggttttctattttaatatactttaaaatataatgtatttttgtgatacaaagcgtctgaacattcctacctctatggcatttcatataggctaatatatttgttatattatatagcctaaatgttaatgtgcagttgacaaactatacatcattaaaaagatctaagactcaagcttcacattttgactcttaaaatcttatattgaccgtaatttcttaatatgcttgaaagcatgcacatttggagaaatattgatggattctcatatgtttatgtcaattttccatacagaggagtaatatttattcattatttattgtcatcactgtgagcgctggatactgtgttttcaattcatacttgcagccggagggcgctctgtgcacctttagtcAACAAATATCTCAGTAAAAGAAGaggcatatcatgtgacattccaggaactaacagaggcttccagagatcgctataacatgcagataaacacttttaaagataataaatacacgattgcgatgatgtatacatgtattgcctcagaatttgcatctgaatagcgctcgctccgtgggcgtggccgtattagcggataatgagctgaatcacgggcgtctgacacgtgtctcttttcattcagattacataaacagagaatttttgttttcgatttgacttacatgatttaaaacctgacatttcaacgtttctttagacataagtctaatttttttgtgattagtatttactaagttacagttcactttctgagaactatcagattggacttccttcagagggagacgagatcacgcatcatgttagttttctttattttacaaaaagcacatcattttgtttttactctgagtgtacacataatagaagatatttcacagattaaaatagtgtataactcttaattgtatgtgcaacattgacagagtatactgataagaaaaaagcacggtggtatcgccggcgcgaCCAGCCGACCCCTGAGTGTTAACTGCAattgcttcagtgttactttttagCACTCTGTAGATTAGGCCCATATAGACATAGAATAGTGTTCATTCAACACtgaggattttgctgtgtatcaTGTtgagtttttaataaaaaaaattaagttttagaaacatcatactaaccttcaaataatgttctattatctgtctgtctgtgtaaaAATCTGTGTAAAAGAGCTTTTCTCTAAAAATGGTCTGATAACATGTGAAGGTGCCGTTATCTCTTcctaaagcccgggatacactgcacgatttttggctgtcccagacgaaagattgccatcgtgaaacaatcgtggcaatttctgtgatcgtggctctgaatcggtggtcctatgtcagACAGTGAGAGACGTTCAAAGACAGCCGTTTTCCcagtcttgcgaccaaagatagcctacgatcattttctgaccgtgtcagaaattcagcatgatcatcgcacagtgtgtttgccgctacgacctacgtctaatgagcagccaataaaaatgcgacatgaaatcaaagcaACATggtgctaaaacttaaaactgcttacctcaagctcttttcccttctttcGCCGctacctttttattttcagcacacataaaaactacaactgccaaagtgtgattcaacatggtgttttgtttaccactagcgtatgctgatgacgtttcattcttctatagaaacttgaatcttagcctacgagtcaatagtcatcatcgtacagtctacatgcatgtcgtacccaagtttagtagatccatgtcgcacagtgtgatttgtaatgaccTTATAGGATTGCTGAAATCGtacagtgtatcccgggctttacaGGAAGCTCAAATGACTTTGAAATTTTGGTTTGCAGGACAGTGCTGCTTTTAGCAGTATGAATTTAATCTGTTTTCCTGCACCAGTTAAATATTGttgtcaatttatttttttaaatgctatttccttatttatgttgatttttttttttaattacagaaattttaagGCTGCAAAAATTCTTGGAAACTCACAAAACCAACATGAAGAAGAAAGCAGAACATATTTTTGAGggcaagaaagaaaataaagcacATCTCAAGGATATTTACACAGAACTCTTCATCACAGAGGGAGATATTGAAGACGTCAATCAGGAACATGAGATTCTGAAGATTGATGATGctttcaagaacaaaaaaacacaggACAAACCAATAAAATGCAATGATATGTTccgtttattgagggaaaacaGTGAGAAGAACATTGTGCTGACCAAGGGCATCGCTGGCATTGGAAAAACTGTTTCTGTGTACAAGTTCATCCTGGACTGGGCAGAAGGAAAAGACAATCAAGACATACACTGTGTGTTCCTGCTTCCATTTCGAGAGATTAACATGCTGAAAAACAGAGAGGTCAATCTCAATGAGTTTCTACAGGTATTTTATCCAGAACTAAAGGAATTGGAAAAATCAAAGTTATATGCTAAACGTAGTCTGTTTATATTTGATGGACTTGATGAGAGTCGACTTCCTATTAACTTTAAAAGTGGAATTCTGGCGAGTTTTGAGGAAAGATCATCTGTAGATGTGCTGTTTACAAATCTGGTTAAGGGGACACTGCTTCCCTCAGCTCTTGTCTGGGTGACCTCACGaccagcagcagccaatcagattcatcCTCAGTATGTAGGTTTGTTCACAGAGGTGCGAGGATTCAGTGATGAACAGAAGGAGGAGTACTTCAGAAAGAGAATAAAAGATGAGACTCAGGCCTCCAGAATCATCTCATACATTAAGACATCTCGTAGTCTgtacatcatgtgccacattcCTGTGTTCTGCTGGATCACGGCCAAAGTACTCCAAAATATTCTCATCAAGAACAATGCAGAGAACATCAGCACAACACTCACCGAAATGTACATTCACTTCCTGCTGATACAGATGAACATGAAGAACCAGAAGTACAATGAACAAGAAGAAAGACGACGTACAAAGCTCTTACATTCAAATAGAGAAATGATTCTGAAGTTAGCCAAGCTAGCGTTTGAACAGCTGAAGAGAGAATGCATTGTGTTCTATGAGAAAGATCTGGAAGAATGTGGTATTGATGTGAATGTAGTCACTGAGTTCACAGGAATGCTCGCTGAGATCTTTATGTTGGAAGATGGACTTCATGAAACAAAGGTCTTCTGCTTTGTGCATCTGAGTGTTCAAGAGTTCCTCGCTGCAGTGCATGTGTTCCTCTGTTACCTGAACAAGAACATGCAGGAgcttcagtttttctttgataaaaccaaagaaaatattacattgcAGGAGCTACTGCAGAAGGCTGTTGATAAAGCTATGAAGAGTCAGAGAGGACATCTGGACCTGTTCCTGCGGTTTCTGATGGGAATTTCACTGAAATCCAGTCAAAACTTGCTCCAAGGCCTGATCACACACACTGAAGACTCCACAGAGAGCATCACAAAAACAACTGAATATATTAAAAGAGTACAAGATGGGCACTTTATCTCAGATGAAACTTCAGTCAACCTATTTTACTGCTTACTTGAGCTCAAGGACCATTCTTTATATGAGCAAATCCAGAGATACCTCAGTTCAGATGCACATCCAGGAAGAGAACTCTCATCTTCAATGTGCACAGTGCTGACCCATGTACTGCTGATGTCAGAAAAGGTGCTAGATGAGTTCAACCCAAAGAGGTTCACGTCATCTTCAAACTACACAAGACTTGTTTCTGCTGTGAGACGCTGCAGAAAAGCCCTGTGAGTAATTTCACTCACTGCGGTTTAGTCAAAGGTTTTGTTCTACATCACTTAACAATTGGATGTCAAAATTCTATGTGAAATATCTTGTTGTCTTGATTATGAAAGGTACAATGTTTTATTGCAGAAACGCTGAACATAAGAATATAATCTGCATAAACATTCTGTTTTGGCAGATTTAACGGCTGTGATCTCTCTGATCGGCACTGTGAAAGTTTGTCTTCAGCTCTACAATCATCAAACTCTTATCTGAGAGAGatggacctgagtaacaatcACCTGAAGGATTCTGGGGTCAGGCTACTTTCTACTGGACTGAGAAGTTCACACTGTCAACTGAACATACTGAGGTTTgactttaacatttaattattcacTCTGTTcagtgttcatatgtaaatgaaTAGGTGACTAGCAGATATTTCCCCCTGTCTATATTGTAGTAAGAATGGTTCAGTGATGTTTTCTTGAGGGACACAAGACAGACAGTGCCTCTCATTCATTAACGATTGCCacatcagcaactaataaagaaTCTATCTGATTCATAGAGGAATTGCTATTAATTAAATGAGTCATCATGAATTAattctttattgtcattgtgtttccctgtgacctagttttcctAAGTTGTCTGATTAGTCATTATGTTCACCTGTTGTCTTCTTAGTTCTGTTTGTTTGCTCCATGTATTTATACCCTCTGTTCTCCCTCATTCTCTGTTCTCGTTGTGTTAAGTTTGACATCCCTGTCTGTTCTCCTGAGCTTgtcattaaagacatttttgtcaGGGTTCTGCCACTTCGGTCTGTGTattctttgttttgttacaGAGCTCTGACACTATCGTCTTGTCTTTGTGTGAGCGTGTGGTTTCAAGCATGCTTGAGCCGTGCGTTCTTGTGGGTTGCGTGTGGTGTTCGGAAGTCTGTTTTGTGTCAGGATAAGGACATTCATGCTCCATGTGTTCGTCTTCCTTCCTGAGCACATTGAACATTCGCTCGTTCTCATGCGCTCTGTCTTGTTGTGTTTCGAGTTTGCTCAGACCGTACACTCTTCTGTCCACATGTTGTGTTGTGTAGCATGTGGatttttgtttatcttttgtaagtacattttattttattatacttgTGCCTTCCTTTTGTTGATAATAAAGtaagaggctctacaagttagcGATATCTCACCAGACCATCTCCCTAcagtatacattttaattgattgAAAAGTCCACTGTTGGGAGTGTTTTCATACTGCCAAGGTAAAAGTCCTTGACTGCTGCCCTGAACAAAGAGGAGGGCAAGTGATCACCTAATGTTCTCATAACCACACTTTAAGTGACAAGTGATCCAAAAATCACAACGTCAGCAGTGGTGTGAGAACCAATCACTACATTTCTGTGCACAAAAACCCAAAGTGCGCACACAGAGCCGTGTCTCAGACAGTGCTAGAACACATAATTGAGTTCTCCTTTGTGTCTTCTTGAGTCTGATATAAACAGATGTCTTTGACTTCAGAAAAGATTGAAGTTGTCAATAAAGTTCAGTTCTCTCATGTTGCATGGTTTTTGCAGCCGAGTGCATTGAAATCCTTCTTAAGGAGTTCAGACTGCTCTTTCCGAATATCATTCTTTCCCACATGAATAATAATCTGTACTTGTATCTGTAGTCTTGTACTTCTTCAGAATGTTTTGAAGCTCCCTGTTTACATCAGAAACTTTTGCTTGAGGAAAGCAGCATGTAGTTGTAGCCCTGATGCTAATGTTTCTGATTATGGAGTCACCCATTATCAGAGTGCTGGACTTGGCTGCGCTATGAGAAGAATGCCACTGTCAGCTTGCCTGTTAGCTGGAATGAttcctctttccttcagtgattctgcgtGTTAACAGCAAGTGttatcactaatgctcaatcatcacttaattatataattaacttCAACATTGCTCTGGTGACACTGACCAGTGTgcatttaaccctctggggtctgaggattttcggggccctggagaagttttgacatgccctgacatttgtgcttttttcagttgttcataaacatattaatggaaaaagtgtcattacactgtattctgcacgaactaggctaccataatatgtgaggaacatgtatgtacatgtttgtgtttttgaaggaataacatttatgcgtggttattgaaaaaacaaaaaacttaagtcactgaaataaagccaaaaaatatatattaaatctgtgttcacaagacttctgggtattggaggttgtagactagagtttttgcttcaaaatgatgtaaaaattatccttaATACtcattcatttataacaatatattgatttagtttttgaaagacactttttgtcaagaaacacagtatgcgtggaggcgtgaatcatcatgaataatgggtgatttacacctgagaagacaaaagaatcgcataaagaacctctaataagctgcatattaatgaggcctttcagtcaggtaggctgtgaaaaaaccctctgtgatcatgtctcaagctcatcatggtgtatatcaaacatacagaaaaaacagcaatactgtgaaatattacaatttaaaataatggtattctattatatactttaaaatataatgtatttctgtgatgcaaagcgtctgaacattcatgttacctctatggcatttcatatagtcttttagcttaaaagcatgcacatttggagaaatattgatggattctcatatgtttatgtcaattttctatacagaggagtaatatttattcaatatttattgtcatcactgtgagcgctggatactgtgttttcaattcatacttgcagccggagggcgctctgtgcacatttagtccacaaattactctaaagaagaacaggccattaaggaactaacggcatgtcttccagagatcgctaaccatggctttaacatccagataaacacttttcaagacaataaatgcacgattgagatgatatatacatgtattgcctcagaatttgcgtctgaatagcgctcgctccgtgggcgtgggcgcattagcggataatgagctgaatcacgggcgtctgacatgtctctcttttcatacagattacataaacacagaatttttgttttcggtttgacttacacgatttaaaacctgacatttcaacgtttttttagacataagtctcatttttgtgtcattagtattcactaagttacagttcattttctgagaactatcagattaaacttcgttcagagggagacgagagatcacgcatcatgttagttttctttattttgcaaaaagcacataattttgtttttactctgtgtacacaaataaaagaagatattccacaaattttaatggtgtataactcttaattatatgtgcaacattgacagagtattttgagtctctttcacacttgtaagaaaaaaaccgaggtggtatcgccggcgtgaccgccgacccgagggagttaacACTGGCGATTTTGCTGTATGTGCTTTAGATTATACCtgataaacattaataacactatttgttttgttctttataCAGGCTATGTGTGTGTAATCTCACTGGTCAGTCCTGTGAAAGTTTGTCTTCAGCTCTACAGTCCTCAAACTCCACCTTGAGAGAGCTGGATttgagtaacaatgacctgcaggattcTGGAGTGAAGCTTCTTTCAGATGGTCTGAAGAGTTCTAAGCTGGAAATACTGAGGTTTGAGTTTCAAatagttagattttttttgcataaagttaattactaaaaattacacTAAGATTTATTCTGTTTCCAATTACTTTGTTTTCTTGCTTAGATTTTCCACATGTAATCTTACTGCTCAGTCTTGTGAGAGTTTGTCATCAGTTTTACAATCCTCAAACTCCTgtctgagagagctggacctgactAACAATGACCTGCatgattcaggagtgaagcttctttctgatggactgaatagtccaaactgtcagctggAGATTCTGAGGTAGAGGGTTTTAcagaaatgaattaataaaatgctATCATGATAAATGACTGGTAAATTTTATCAACAAATGTGGCATCTGCTCTCAATGGAAAGCCAGAACAAgaaaacattttgacatttaaaatgaagaaaatatttgaaaaattgaaataaagtgcctaacaagtgtttataataaagtatttattgggttggcaatagatttgctcCTCTCTGATTAGTTGCTGCCAACTGTCCGTTGGCCTAATTAGTTACCCTGTGTCTCATCAGGTTGCCGTTGACGGCAACAttgcccagcaacattgctcaaaaagttgcctcgtgtatcatcaccttgaGAAGTATGATCCATGTGAACTGCAtatttttctccctttctttt
The Ctenopharyngodon idella isolate HZGC_01 chromosome 4, HZGC01, whole genome shotgun sequence genome window above contains:
- the LOC127511055 gene encoding NACHT, LRR and PYD domains-containing protein 3-like; this translates as MTSEHLLDTLDALDREKLKRFKWHLQQDAHVSAADLENADAIDTVDLMMACCGPERAVMITMNILRKMRQNQLAEELENETKVHKAPDQMSNSAQTGVSVDVKAETGASVNAPVLTGNTMTGPVIIYGSNTAGNDQHTCSETAEKHTEKQEILRLQKFLETHKTNMKKKAEHIFEGKKENKAHLKDIYTELFITEGDIEDVNQEHEILKIDDAFKNKKTQDKPIKCNDMFRLLRENSEKNIVLTKGIAGIGKTVSVYKFILDWAEGKDNQDIHCVFLLPFREINMLKNREVNLNEFLQVFYPELKELEKSKLYAKRSLFIFDGLDESRLPINFKSGILASFEERSSVDVLFTNLVKGTLLPSALVWVTSRPAAANQIHPQYVGLFTEVRGFSDEQKEEYFRKRIKDETQASRIISYIKTSRSLYIMCHIPVFCWITAKVLQNILIKNNAENISTTLTEMYIHFLLIQMNMKNQKYNEQEERRRTKLLHSNREMILKLAKLAFEQLKRECIVFYEKDLEECGIDVNVVTEFTGMLAEIFMLEDGLHETKVFCFVHLSVQEFLAAVHVFLCYLNKNMQELQFFFDKTKENITLQELLQKAVDKAMKSQRGHLDLFLRFLMGISLKSSQNLLQGLITHTEDSTESITKTTEYIKRVQDGHFISDETSVNLFYCLLELKDHSLYEQIQRYLSSDAHPGRELSSSMCTVLTHVLLMSEKVLDEFNPKRFTSSSNYTRLVSAVRRCRKALFNGCDLSDRHCESLSSALQSSNSYLREMDLSNNHLKDSGVRLLSTGLRSSHCQLNILRLCVCNLTGQSCESLSSALQSSNSTLRELDLSNNDLQDSGVKLLSDGLKSSKLEILRFSTCNLTAQSCESLSSVLQSSNSCLRELDLTNNDLHDSGVKLLSDGLNSPNCQLEILRLSGCMVTEEGCGYVSSALSSNPTYLRELDLSYNHPGDSGVKLLSDTLNHPNYRLDKLNMDHGGEFRITAGPRKYACFFTLDPSTANTELILSEGNRKVTRVLDRLYIHQAVRFFGYQVLCRESVCGRCYWELESSGSVSISVSYKSNSRKGWGDECLFGSNDQSWSLFCSIFGYSFRHNTIVTELPVKPISSRIGVYDEDDLESMISSRIGVYVDHSAGTLSFYSVSGDTMSLIHTLQTTFTQPLYPGFEVFPLSSVKLC